The Chryseobacterium phocaeense genome includes the window GGTATACCCTGATTTTTTTCCAAAACTATTACAAATTGAGCCTAAACTGGTGGAAAGTGAATTGCGTTTCTGTGCTCTGTTATTTCTTAATTTCTCATCAAAGGAAATAGCCACCTATACATTTGTACAGCCCCAATCCATACAAACCAGAAAAAACAGACTGAGAAAGAAACTCAATATTGCATCAGACGATGACATTTATATCTGGATGAAAAACCTATAGAACAGCAGGTTTAAATAAATCTACATTTCGGTCACCTTTCTTTTTTTCCAATGTCTCAGAATATGAATTAATTAAATTAATCAATAAAAAAACTAAAATGAATTGATTAATTTCTTAAAACTAAATCAAAAGCAAAAACCTGTACAAAGCACTCTTTAAAAACAAAACAACGTTTAACAAAAAACCATCGGATATATTAATTTTAACACACTAAACGGTAAATTATATGAGTAAAATTTAAATAAAATCATATATTTACTAAAAAAAATAACACAAATGAAAAATGGATAAAAACTACTATTTCACCTCAGAAAAAAAATAAAACTATCCTATCTGAAGAGCTGTAAAATAATAGTTGCCATCCATACATATACGCCAAAAACTTTTTAAAGAATATTATGAAAAAACTATTATTTTGTTTGTCATTGTTTGCGACTACGTTGGCATTTGCACAAAATGACGATTGTACAGGAGCAACAGTGCTCGCTGTAGGCACGGATTTCGCCACCGGTGTGGTTACTTCCACCAATGTGGGAGCAACTACTGACTCACAGTCATCATGTAATGATGAGGCTGCCGATAATGTTTGGTTTAGTGTAACAGTTCCAGCCAGCGGAAATCTTAAGATAGAAACCCGTGAGCTTTCCGGATCTTTATTTGATGATTCAATACTCACCGTGTACGATGGAACCTGTAGTTCTTTAAATGAGATTGATTGTGATGATGACGGGGGTACCGGCACTTTCTCAATGATCTCATTAACCGGACAAACGCCGGGAGCTACCTTATACGTAAGTGTATCTAAATATGATGCCGATACAGATAACGGGGAATTCCAGATTTCAGCATATGATCCTTTACCGCCTGCTAATGATAATTGCTCAGGAGCTGTTGCATTAACGGTAGGTTCAGATTTCACTTCGGGAGCAATTAATTCCACAAATTTAGGTGCCACTACCGACGGAACAGAGCCAAGTTGTAATTCTGACGCGGTGGAGAATGTATGGTTTAGCGTAACGGTTCCCGCAAGCGGAAATCTTAAGATAGAAACCAGAGAATTTTCCGGGTCTGCATTTGATGATTCATCTATCACGGTATATAGTGGTACCTGTGGTTCTTTAACAGAAGTTGGCTGTTATGGTGACGGAGGATTTTCAGCGGTAACCTTAACAGGACAGACTCCGGGAGCAACACTTTACGTAAGTGTATGGAAATATGCCTCTTATATCGATAATGGAGAATTCCAGATTTCAGCGTATGAGTTTGTACCCATTGCCAATGATGCCTGTTCAGGGGCTACTCCGTTAACGGTAGGAGCTGATTTCGATTCAGGAGCCATTACTTCCACCAACGTAGATGCCAGTACAGATGGCACAGAGCCGAGCTGTAATAATGACGCAGCAGACAATGTATGGTTTAGTGTAGTGGTTCCGGCAAGTGGAAATCTTAAGATAGAAACCAGAGAAGTCAGCGGATCTTTATTTGATGATTCATCAATTACTGTGTATAGTGGAACCTGTGGTTCTTTAACAGAAGTTGGATGTAATGGTGACGGAGGATTCTCAGCGGTATCATTAACCGGGCAGACTCCGGGAGCAACGCTTTACGTAAGTGTATGGAAATATGCCTCTTATATCGATAATGGAGAATTCCAGATTTCAGCGTATGAGTTTGTACCCATTGCCAACGATAACTGTTCAGGGGCTACCCCATTAACAGTAGGAACGGATTTTGATTCAGGAACAATTACTGTGACCAATGTTGATGCCAGTACAGACGGTGCAGCACCATCCTGCAACACAGATGCTGTGGATAATGTATGGTTTAGTGTAGTGGTTCCGGCAAGCGGAAACATCAGTATAGAAACGAGAGAAGTTAACGGATCTGAATTTGGAGATACTACCCTTTCCATCTATGGTGGAAGCTGTGGATCTTTAACAGAAATTGAGTGTAATGATGACGGAGGTGATGGACTTTTCTCCCTGATCTCATTAACCGGACAGACTCCAGGCGAAACCCTGTATGTAAGTGTAGCGAAATATGATTCGGGCGAAACCAGCGGAGAATTCCAGGTTTCAGCGTATGACAGTACTCAGCTGTCTACTCATGAAGTGGCTGATAACTCTAAAAAGATCAGCATTGCTCCTAACCCGTTCACAGATCGTATTACCATTTCGGATGTATCCGAAGTAAAATCACTTAGCGTTACAGATACTTCAGGAAGACTGGTTAAAACAATTGAAAAACCTTCTGCATCACTCTATCTTGGTGATTTAAAACAAGGAATGTATTTTATCACCCTTAAAATGAATAACGGTAGTGTAAAAACAGTAAAAGCCATCAAAAAATAATCAATTTTTGATATCAACATAAGTAAGGCTGCCATGAATGGCAGCCTTACTCTTTTAATTATTGTGTCCGTTTTTAATCTTCAGATTTTAAGATATTCCCTGCGGGCTGCTGCTGCGTCACGCAATGGATCATTCCGCCGTTTTCATATAAATTTCTGACGTCTATTCCTACCACTTTTCTATCCGGATAATACTCCTGGATCATTTTATTGGCAATCTTATCATTGGGATCTCCATAATTCGGAACTAGGACTACGGTATTGGCTACATAAAAGTTGATGTAAGAACCTTTATAATCCAGCTGTTTTCCATACGCGGTTTTCACTTTGTTTTTGGTGGCCGGCAGATATACTTTTTGATATTCTTTTCCATTTGCATTGGTAGCTTCGTAGAGTGTATTGATATCTTTTTCAGAAAGTCCCATATCAAAAAGCCCGTCCTCGTCCATGGTGATCATGGTATTGTGATTCATGAATTTTACAAACCCGTCAATATGCATATCGGTTACATCCAGCCCGGTAGCACCATCCAGCCAGATTACTTTAGAAACTCCGTAATATTGCTTAAACATTTCTTCTGCTTCCTGCTGTGTGATACCTT containing:
- a CDS encoding T9SS type A sorting domain-containing protein — protein: MKKLLFCLSLFATTLAFAQNDDCTGATVLAVGTDFATGVVTSTNVGATTDSQSSCNDEAADNVWFSVTVPASGNLKIETRELSGSLFDDSILTVYDGTCSSLNEIDCDDDGGTGTFSMISLTGQTPGATLYVSVSKYDADTDNGEFQISAYDPLPPANDNCSGAVALTVGSDFTSGAINSTNLGATTDGTEPSCNSDAVENVWFSVTVPASGNLKIETREFSGSAFDDSSITVYSGTCGSLTEVGCYGDGGFSAVTLTGQTPGATLYVSVWKYASYIDNGEFQISAYEFVPIANDACSGATPLTVGADFDSGAITSTNVDASTDGTEPSCNNDAADNVWFSVVVPASGNLKIETREVSGSLFDDSSITVYSGTCGSLTEVGCNGDGGFSAVSLTGQTPGATLYVSVWKYASYIDNGEFQISAYEFVPIANDNCSGATPLTVGTDFDSGTITVTNVDASTDGAAPSCNTDAVDNVWFSVVVPASGNISIETREVNGSEFGDTTLSIYGGSCGSLTEIECNDDGGDGLFSLISLTGQTPGETLYVSVAKYDSGETSGEFQVSAYDSTQLSTHEVADNSKKISIAPNPFTDRITISDVSEVKSLSVTDTSGRLVKTIEKPSASLYLGDLKQGMYFITLKMNNGSVKTVKAIKK